The DNA segment ACTATCTTAGCGGCTGTGCATCAGAAGCAGACAATAGGTTTGTTAGAGTCTGGTGGCGGAGAAGATGAACCTGTTTATCCCTTACGGAATAAGTTTCAAGAGTTAGGATTAATTGAAGCATTTCCCCCCATTTTAATTAAAGAAACTCCGACAGAAAGCACAGAACAATTGTGTGAAGAAGCAGGTACAGACATGGGTCAATGGTTGACCCGCGATCGCACTATCAAAAAAACTAAATCCATTAACACAGATTTAGAAAAAGCTTTAGGAAGAATTAGCACTGGATTATATATTATCACCACCAAAAAAGGGGAAATTCAAAGTGCAATGTTGGCTTCTTGGGTGATACAAGCTAGTTTAAATCCTTTAGGAGTAGCCGTTGCTGTCTCTAAAGAACGCGCAATTGAATCTTTAATGCAACGAGGCGATCGCTTTGTTCTAAATGTCCTCGGAGAAGACAATTATCAAGGATTAATAAAACATTTCCTCAAGCGTTTTGCTCCCGGTGCAGACCGCTTTGAAGGAGTAAAAACTTATCCAGCAATTAATGGCTCACCCATCCTCGTAGACGCTTTAGCCTATATGGAATGTGAAATCACCAGCCGCATGGACTGTGGCGACCATTGGGTGATTTACAGCACTGTCAAAATCGGCAGAGTCGCCGATGTCAACGCCCTGACCACCGTTCATCACCGCAAAATCGGCAATCATTACTAAATCAATTTTAGATTAAAACCCCATTCCCAATCCCCAATGATATAGCAGTCCTAAATTATTTCTTAACTTCTTCACTTGGCGACCTTGGCGACTTGGCGGTATGCACTTCGCGCACCCTCCGCGAACGATAAATTCATAAATCAAATAGGACGGCTATATGTACAAACCTGTTTCAGAGAATGGCAAAGTTTCTGGTTACGAAATTAATCGGGGTCGCATCGTCCGCTCTTTGGAATTCATTCAAGATGTGATTGTGATTTCCTTATGTATTGGTTTATTTAGCTTCATGGCTATTGAGGTATGGGATATGTTTCTTTCCCTGCTTCCTCCTTTAGATTTCCATGTAGTTACTGCCGATATCTTGTTTTTGCTCATTTTAGTAGAGTTATTTCGGCTGCTAATTATTTACCTCCAAGAACAACGCATATCTATTGGCGTAGCTGTAGAAGTTTCTATTGTCTCCGCATTAAGAGAAGTGATTGTTAAAGGTGTACTAGAAACAAATTGGAGTCAAGTTTTAGCAACTTGTGCCTTTTTATTAGTGTTAGGAATCCTGTTAATTCTGCGAGTTTGGCTACCCCCTACCTTTGACGGTATTGACCCAGAACAAAAAATATCCCAACACTATCGAAATCGCCATAAACAAGAATTAGGAATTAGGGACTAGAACCGCAGGGCGGAAGTCAAGAGTCAAAAGTCAAAAATCAAAGAGTATTAATTCCCATTCCCAACTGAGAGGAAAATATGATGACAGTTGCTACATTTAGTCGCTCCAGAGATGTACAAGTGGCAAATATTGGTGAACAAACGCTAATGTTGCGATCGCGTACTTGGGATCGTCTAAAATTTGAAATTGAGTATTCCCGTCAAAAGGGGACTACAGCTAATTCTTATCTGATTCAGGCTGACAAAATAGCTTTAATTGACCCTCCTGGGGAATCTTTCACGGCTATTTACTTAGAAGAACTAGCACAACGTCTTGATTTCATTACTCTTGATTACATTATTCTCGGTCACGTCAACCCCAACCGTCGAGTTACCCTGGAAAAGTTGCTTTCCCTAGCACCCCAAGCTACCTTAATTTGCTCCCGTCCGGCTGCGAATGCTTTGAAAACCGATTTTCCTGAGTGGGAATCACGCATTCAAGCTGTGCGTTTTGAGGATACTTTGGATTTAGGACAAGGACATCACTTGACATTTATCACAGTTCCTACTCCCCGTTGGCCTGATGGTCTTTGTACCTACGATCCTGCAACCAAGATTCTGTACACAGACAAATTTTTTGGCGCGCATATTTGCGAAGATACTTTATTTGATGAAGACTGGAAAACATTAGACGCGGAACGTCATTATTACTTCGACTGTCTTCATGCACCCCAAGCCAAACAAGTTGAAACAGTTTTAGATAAATTGGCGGTGTTGGGAGCTAGATGTTACGCACCTGGTCATGGTCCAGTGGTGCGTTATAGTCTGAGCCGTTTTACCTATGATTACCGTCAATGGTGTCAAGCACAAAAATCTCAAGATTTAAGCGTCGCTTTGCTTTATACTTCTGCTTATGGTAGTACAGCAATTTTAGCTCATGCGATCGCTCAAGGTTTGATTGAAAATGGTGTAAATGTCGAATCCATCAACTGTGAACTCGCAGACCCCGCAGATATTACCCGAATAATCGACGCTAGCGATGGATTTATTATCGGTTCTCCCACTTTAGGCGGTCATGCACCCACCCAAATTCAAACCGCTTTAGGTATAGTCCTCTCAACGGCGGCGAAAACTAAGTTAGCTGGGGTATTTGGTTCCTACGGTTGGAGTGGTGAAGCCATAGATTTAATTGAAGGTAAACTCAAAGATGCCAACTATCGTTTAGGCTTTGAAACAATTCGGGTCCGCTTTAGCCCTACACAAGAAATTCTCGCACAATGTCAAGACGCAGGTGCGACTTTTGCCCAAACTTTAAAGAAAACCAAGAAACTGCGTACTCCCCGCCAAGTCGTTCCAGAAGCCAAAATCGACCGTACCGAACAAGCCGTAGGCAGAATTATTGGTTCCTTGTGTGTAGTTACCACCCGTGATTTAGAAAGCCATAAAGGTATTTTAACTTCATGGGTATCTCAAGCCACATTTAATCCCCCAGGAATTATGATTGCTGTTGCTCAAGAACAGAATGCAGACTTAATGCGTCAACCTGGGGATAGATTTGTGCTGAATATCCTCAAAGAAGATAGAAATTTACGACGTTATTTTTTCCGTCAAAGCACATTAGGAGAAAATCCCTTTAGCAATCTGGAGACAAAAACTGCTGATAATGGTTGTTTAGTCTTAACTAAAGCATTAGCTTATTTAGAATGTACCGTCACCAACCTACTGGAATGTGGTGACAGATGCTTAATTTATGCCATAGTCGATCAAGGCGAAGTGTTAGAAAACGATGGCGTGACTGCCGTGGAACATCGCAAATCAGGTAGCCATTATTAACAGTTATCAGTTACAGCAGTTTTCATGTATTTAGACCACACTCTTGATTCCTCTGGTGCGCCTGTGCGTGAGACATCATTGCGTAGAAATACTTAGCTAAATCGGCATGATAACTGTTAACTGATAAACTCAAGTCTAATCCATAGAGTAAACTCTATGGATAAACCAAGGAAATGATTATATAAGAATTAATTAGAGTAGACATTATCGATTTATTTTGTTAGACATTTCCTTTTTGGGAAATATAACGGTAAGATAAACATAATATTAAGCAAAAATAAAATTCCCTTATCTAGAATCATTAGCTAACTGAGAGCCAAGCTAACTTTGCTCCCAGAATGACTAATTTGTGCTATCAATACAGAGGTTAATTTCATGGCTCAGTTTCTTCTAGAGACTGTTTGGCTAGTTCCTTGCTATGCCTTAACAGGTGGACTTTTAGCAATTCCCTGGTCGCCGGGAATCATTCGTAAAACTGGCTCAAGACCAGCAGGTTATGTCAATTTAATCATGACCTTTTTGGCATTAGTTCATAGTGTCTTGGCCTTACAATTGACTTGGAACCAACCACCCCAAGAAATATTTATTCCTTGGCTATCTACAGCAGGTTTAAACCTCACCATTGCCATAGAAATCTCTTCGGTCAGCGTGGGCGCAATGGTGATAGTAACTGGGTTGAATTTGTTAGCCCAAATTTTTGCCCTCGGTTACATGGAAATGGATTGGGGTTGGGGACGCTTCTATTCTTTATTGGGATTATTTGAAGCAGGATTATGTGCTTTAGCTTTGTGCAATAACCTGTTTTTTAGCTATGTAATTTTGGAAGTTCTAACATTAGGAACTTATCTATTAGTCGGCTTATGGTTTAGTCAACCTTTAGTAGTAACTGGTGCTAGAGATGCTTTCTTAACCAAGCGGGTAGGAGACTTATTCTTACTAATGGGAGTCTTGGGTTTATGGACTTTATCAGGAACTTGGGATTATACAGAGTTAGCAGCATGGGCTAGTAATACTGAAGTAGACCCGAAGTTGATTACATTAGTAGGTTTAGCATTAGTTGCTGGACCGATGGGTAAATGCGCTCAATTTCCTTTGCATTTGTGGTTAGATGAAGCGATGGAAGGCCCTGTTCCCAGTACAATTTTGCGGAACTCGGTAGTAGTTGCGAGTGGTGCGTGGATATTAATTAAACTGCAACCTGTATTAACTTTATCGCCTGTAGTTTCATCGTTTATTATCGCCATTGGTGTGGTGACGGCTGTGGGTGCATCTTTAATTGCGATCGCTCAAATTGACGTGAAACGCTGCTTATCTTATTCTGTTAGTGCTTACATGGGCTTAGTGTTTATTGCTGTAGGCACACAACAAGAAGAAACAGCACTATTGTTAGTACTTACCCATGCTTTAGCTTCAGCATTATTGGTCATGAGTACCGGCGGTATTGTTTGGAATAGCATCACCCAAGATTTAACTCAACTTGGCG comes from the Nodularia sp. NIES-3585 genome and includes:
- a CDS encoding phosphate-starvation-inducible PsiE family protein codes for the protein MYKPVSENGKVSGYEINRGRIVRSLEFIQDVIVISLCIGLFSFMAIEVWDMFLSLLPPLDFHVVTADILFLLILVELFRLLIIYLQEQRISIGVAVEVSIVSALREVIVKGVLETNWSQVLATCAFLLVLGILLILRVWLPPTFDGIDPEQKISQHYRNRHKQELGIRD
- a CDS encoding diflavin flavoprotein, with product MTVATFSRSRDVQVANIGEQTLMLRSRTWDRLKFEIEYSRQKGTTANSYLIQADKIALIDPPGESFTAIYLEELAQRLDFITLDYIILGHVNPNRRVTLEKLLSLAPQATLICSRPAANALKTDFPEWESRIQAVRFEDTLDLGQGHHLTFITVPTPRWPDGLCTYDPATKILYTDKFFGAHICEDTLFDEDWKTLDAERHYYFDCLHAPQAKQVETVLDKLAVLGARCYAPGHGPVVRYSLSRFTYDYRQWCQAQKSQDLSVALLYTSAYGSTAILAHAIAQGLIENGVNVESINCELADPADITRIIDASDGFIIGSPTLGGHAPTQIQTALGIVLSTAAKTKLAGVFGSYGWSGEAIDLIEGKLKDANYRLGFETIRVRFSPTQEILAQCQDAGATFAQTLKKTKKLRTPRQVVPEAKIDRTEQAVGRIIGSLCVVTTRDLESHKGILTSWVSQATFNPPGIMIAVAQEQNADLMRQPGDRFVLNILKEDRNLRRYFFRQSTLGENPFSNLETKTADNGCLVLTKALAYLECTVTNLLECGDRCLIYAIVDQGEVLENDGVTAVEHRKSGSHY
- a CDS encoding NAD(P)H-quinone oxidoreductase subunit F, with protein sequence MAQFLLETVWLVPCYALTGGLLAIPWSPGIIRKTGSRPAGYVNLIMTFLALVHSVLALQLTWNQPPQEIFIPWLSTAGLNLTIAIEISSVSVGAMVIVTGLNLLAQIFALGYMEMDWGWGRFYSLLGLFEAGLCALALCNNLFFSYVILEVLTLGTYLLVGLWFSQPLVVTGARDAFLTKRVGDLFLLMGVLGLWTLSGTWDYTELAAWASNTEVDPKLITLVGLALVAGPMGKCAQFPLHLWLDEAMEGPVPSTILRNSVVVASGAWILIKLQPVLTLSPVVSSFIIAIGVVTAVGASLIAIAQIDVKRCLSYSVSAYMGLVFIAVGTQQEETALLLVLTHALASALLVMSTGGIVWNSITQDLTQLGGLWTRRPMSGLAFIVGTLGLIAVPPLGSFWALVKLADGLWETSPWLVGVIILVNALTAFSLTREFGLIFGGKAKQMSERSPEVHWPMILPMMILFGLVLHLPLVLQSLSILPSWASLNKDVVLLLIWSSIFGCSISAVIYLGNIPKPIRLPWQPLQDLFAYDFYTPKLYRVTIIFGVAQLSKFADMVDRFIVDGIVNLVGLFSLLGGEGLKYSTTGRTQSYAFTVLLGVGVFCAWITWPFWKIQFLDLMF